TCCCGTCTGTGATCCACGGGCGCCCGCCAGATGCACCAGCGCGGTTTGCGCGCTCAGTCTCGGGAAATAGCCGGACAGTTGTGCGAGGGCGATCTCACGCAGTTGATGCTTGGTACGTTGCTGCGACATCGATCCACCAGCATCGATCACCTTGCTCGACAGATCGATCTTGATTTCCATTGAAGAGAACGAGAGCGCACTGCCCCGGCCTTCCCGGTTGACATCGCCCATCAATGGCTCACCGCCGATGGTATCGACCAGATCCAGCGAGACGGCATCACCCGCGCCTTTCATCAGATTATCGATCCGGACCACCGGCATGCCGGGTTGTGTCTGACCCGCGATGTTCTGCATTGCCGAGGTGGGCTCGACCGGTCCCACGAGGTTTTCCATTGCCGTGGCGCCCCTCAGCGTATTGGCGAAGAGGGCGGCACTGTAATGTTTTATTGCGAGGGAACTACCGCTTGATATGCTTGTTTCAGCCATTGCAAAAATCCTTATTCAAGTTCGGCTCTCAGGGCTGCCGACTGATGCGGGGGCATCTTCATGAGCTTTTGAGTCAATTCAAACGGACTCAAATTCTCCAGTCGCTCCCGCTCAGAGGCTGGATTGGCTCCGCCCTGGATATCCGATAGGGTTGTGGGTTTCCTCACCGGAGCAGCATCAAGCTTTGCTTTCGCATCCGCTTTAAGCTTTTCCGGATCGGCTGCTTTCTTTGGTGCCGAAGCTTCGGGCATAACCGCTCTGACGCGACGGACGACTTCATCGAACCGTTCAGCGTAGGGCTTGTTTATCCACTTGCTATTGGTCCGCAGAATTTCATCCTGCTTCAAGGCTTCGTCCCAGGCTTCCGGATCGTTGATCTCCCAGTGCACCAGATCGGGGTTATTGTCCTTCGCTTCGGCAACCTGCTCGGCTACGCTTGATTCACTCGCCCGTTCGGATTCCTCCTTTTCGCGTTTAAATTCTTCAAGCGTTTTTTCCAGCTTCTCGCCCTGCTTTCGGCTCCCTTCAAGCACAGCACTGATTACCTGGTGGAGTTCGGGCATATCCCGTTTCAGTGCTTCAAGATGCTTTGTAATTGCATCATCCGCTACGGCAATGTCAGCCCCTTTCGCCTCGTCCTTCTGCTTCAGAAGCTCTTCGAGACTCGTTTGTGCGGTCTCTAACTGCTCGCGTAGCGCTGAATTCTCCACCCTCAACTGCTTGTGTTTCTCGTAAGGAATAACTCCCTTTCCGCTCTTGTTCAGCACGACAGGGTCAAGCTCATCTGTGGGGCTGCTGGTGTTGTCGGGCTCGCTGCCGTCTTCTTCCCGTTCAGGTTTTTTTCTGCGGGTTTCTCCTGATAAGTTCGTTACGCCGAGAATCTTAACGAGCTGATGGGGATCGTTCTCGAGCATCTCGATCTGTTCCCGCGTCAGGTTTGCGATTTGTTCATCCGTAAGCTGTTCGACTTCCATCATTCCTCCTACTGCTTTACCCAGTGAGCGGGCCTGCCGAAGCAGGATTGATAAAACTGCGGTCTCGCCGTGAGCGCGTCCCCGTTTTCAGTGGCACCCAAATCGGTACAACTGAATCTGGAATAAAAAAAGCCGCTCGAGAGCGGCCTGATCAGTGAGAGATAACGCTTCTAGACGATGGTGGTTCCTGTGCTGGTCCTGTAGATCAATCTTCCATCGAACAACTTGGAGGCGGAAAGTATTGAGCCGCTAAGAAGCAGCTCACGCAGCGCGTTCCAACGACCGCCGATATTTATTCTTTCGCGAAATCCCATCACGTCATTGTCCCACTGATAGTACATTGTCCTCGCAATGCCCTTCGCCGCTGCGGTGACCATGAATCGTGTCAGGTAGCGGTCGAGCTGGTCATCACTTAGTGCGGATGCATTGGGCGCAATAGGTGCGCTCTCGGTATCCCATGTTTCCATTGACGACACGCCCGCCGCTGCCTTGGCTGCGTTGACCCGGTCAATCATCCCCGCCAGATCCGCTGTGCTGTTGCCAGATGACAGGTAGAGGTGCACGCCAACGATGTCCACCCAATCCTTCATGGTTGTCGAACCGTCACCTGTCGGGGCCGCCATCATTCCAGTAAAGTAGGTTTCGGCGCTCTGCCCTGCCTTTGCTGCCCAGTTCGTGACAGCGGGGCTCACGATCTTTGCGGTGGGATCCACCGCCTTGATCGCTATGTTCGCGCGTCGCACTATTTCAGCCAGCTTGGCGAAGGTGCCGGAAAAGAAAAAAGTAGTTCCCGGGATAGGAGCGGTGCCGTCGTTATACATGTTGGGCTCGTTCCAGACCTCGTAGTACTTGATCTTTCCCCGGTACCGGGAAGCGATCTTGGCACAAAACCGGTCCCACTTTGTCATGTCCGCCGGTTCGGCCTGGGTACCGGGATTGCCCGGCCCGTAAGCCCCTATTTCGGTGGGCCTTGCAGATGCCCACGTCGGCGTGCCATAAAGCGTGAAAAGCAGGTCCCTTCCCGCGTCGTAATGGGTATTGACCCACGCATCCAGATCGGTGAAAGTCCACGTATTGTCGCTCGTTTCGATGAATCTCCAGCGTCCCTTCCCGTTTTGGAGGTCATGCCCCCGCACGGTCTTGAGCATGATTCCCGGCAGCCGATCAAATGCGCGCCTGTTGGCGTGCATTCCAAAAAACTCGGGCGCGACGGAAATCGGATTTTCAGATAACACGGTTACGGGCGAGTTTGGCATTCCCCGTACCTTTGCATCAGGTACAAGCAAATCTGCGTTCTCGCAAAACGTCATGACTGATCCGCCCGTGTAATGCCCCCCATAATGCCGTGTCGGGTAAGATTCACTGCGGCCGTTGATAACTGGATAATCCATCAGACCCCCGGGTAATGCCAGATTGAATAGCCGAGCAGAGTAATATTCTCATTCGCAATGTTTGCGCTCCATCTCACTTTGAGATCGATCGCGACATTTGCGGTTGTATCTTTGAATGTCGATGTGTGAGCCGACGGGGTAGTCGCGAAGGTGGACGTGTTGAGTATCCTTTGCGCGGTCAGGCTATTGGCGTTAAAAATTTCCATCATGAGCTTCGTACCCGCCGTGGTTGTATAAGCCGGCCCTGACACGTTACTGCCTCCCCAATCCATGGCGAGTGTTTTAACGCTCGCCGAGCTTGTGTAAGTCCAGTCGCTTACAATGACTAGCTTGCTGTTCGCCCCCATCGTTCCTGCCGGAACAATGATGGAGGCAAGGATGACCCAACCGGTATCTGTGGCATTATCCGAACTGCGTATTACCGGCGCGAACGATTGAGCGATGCGCACCGGGAGCACGCCAATCGATGAAAAATTTATTGCCCTGGTAGCGTCGCCTTCCGCTATCAGCCCATCCTCCATTGCCGAATCAAGTTCGACAAGTGCGCCCTGCCCGAACCTCACGCCGCCAATAGTCGTGTCATACAGTAATCGAATCATTGCGTAGCCATCCCGTTAGTTTGTGATTGCCTTTCCGTTCCGCGTCACTGCTTTTGCGGTTCCTGTCCGCTGGGTCCAACGCCTATGCCAGCGACTTGCCGCAACTGGTTTGCCAGCTCATGCCGATTGGGTACATCAGACAGCTCGAGCATGGCCGGATACAGGACCTTTTGGTAAGCCGGAGGGGCCGACTGGACCACCTGGCTGAACGCCTGCAGCTGTTGCGCCCTGAAGCTGGGGGTGGCCGGAATGTCTTCCAGCAACACCTTGACCTGGGCGGTTGTAACGTCGTTCTCCAGTTCGGGGCCGGCATCCGTGATTACTCGCCGGTTGAAGTACACCAGCTTCCGGCCAGCGCCCTGGTTAACGGCGATAGCGGAAGTTTTGCCCGCCAGGTCAGCAATGAGAATAGCCAGGAGCTGTTGCCCGACCAGGCGCCGCCCGTAGCGGAAATTGTCGTTCGGCTCGGCCAGCACGGTCGAGCCCTGCTCAACCAGATTGCTGATGGCGATCCCGCTGGAGGCGTCTGTCGACGCTCCCAGCATGGCGCGGTAAACGCCACCGACCTCTTCAATGCGTCGCTTGCGCTCTTGAACAAGCTGAAACACCTGAGATGCGAGCGCATGTTCGCGCGTTACCCTGAATCCGTTCGCATTGCGGCGGTTCGCATTCAATACCGTCATGGAACGCAGGCTGCTGATGTTCTGCGCCACTTCCTGGTAGGTGTTCTGGCTTAAATCCAGCGCGTCGTTATCGATCTCCACCTTGACCGAGTTGAGGATCTCGTAGAGCAAAATGTCCAGATCGATAATCTGATCCTGGGGTCCGCGCATGTCCCGAATCAGGCCGTAAGGGGCGCGGCTCCTGTCCTTGCGGAAGCACCAGAAGGGGATGTAGGGAAAATTCCCGTGCGGAAAGGGAGAAGGTGCATCCATGAGCTTGTGAGGTCCCAGCCAGATCGAAACCCGGACCCTTTGCAATAACGTTTTTTGCGCCTGCACCAAGCCCTGCGTCAACGCCGCCACATGGTAGGGATTATCCTCGCGATATTCCAGCATGTTTCCGTCCGGAAGGGCGAGCACATATCCTTCCTCATAATGCCGATACCATAATTCCGAAAGCCGCACCATGCCCGCATTGCGGTTCAGGTAGTCTTCGTGCGTGCGCCCCCAGGCCTGCTCGACCTCAAATGCCCGCACCATGTGAGTATCGGTGCCGTCGTAAACGTCGGTTTTTGCCCACCCGTTCCACGTGTTTTCCACCAGCGCGGACTGCTCCGGGAACATCATCGCCGCCTGGACCCTATCCACCCATTTGTCCCGGCGGAGGTAGCGCGCATCAGACAGGTCCGGTTCACGCGAGGTCCAGTCCCAGTAGATATCGTTGCGGTGTACCTCGCGCACCCGGTACGGGTACTTTAGCGGATCAAACTCCCGCGACACCTCGACCCAGCCGATGCCGGAGCGCATCATGCTCGAATAGGCATCAGACATGGCGCGGTCTGCGCGCGATTCAGTCTCCACTTCCTTGATCTTCGCGGAGAGCGCCTGCGCTATCTCGGCCTGGCTCTCGTCATCGGACGAGATGCGATAATCGGTCCGGCTTCTGGCTTCCAATCCCAGCACTGCGTTAACCGTTGGCTTGATCAGATTCGAATCCTGCTGCGGAATGCCGGCATTCTTCAGCCGCTGCATGACTTCGGCGCTGATTTGTGCGCCATCGTAATAATCGCAGTCGGTATCCGCATCCGGGCGCCACTTGGGTTGCTCGCGAATATCCCGGCAGATGCCGTCATAGGCCTCGACCGATATGTTCCTGGTAATGGGCGCTCCCATCAGGCACGCCATCCGGTCATGCGGACGCCGCGGGCGCTAGCCACCGGCCGGTCCTCTTCAATAGAAAGCGCAAAGTAGCGGAAAGCATCGGCTGCGTGACTGTGATAATCGTGCAATGGGCGCCCGCTAAACTGTTTCGTGTCACTGTCCACCTCATAGCGGTAATGCCTCAGGCTCTGCAGGCCCTCGGCGCATTTCTGTTCGTCAAAATAACAACGGTTCAGCACGGTTCTCGCTGCGTTTATTCCATCTGAAACCGAAAGGTTCGGCACGATCCTCACCTTGCGTCCGGCCGCATGCATGATTTCCTCTATGCTTCGCCCTGTCGCCAGCGTCTTTGCCTTGGCGTCGTGCGGCAGCCAGTCTGTCCCGTACATATAGCCCTTGTTTTGCAGTATTCCGATGTAATGCTGTATCGGCATCTGGTTGTTGCTGTAATAATCGATCAGCCTGAGCTCGTTCCCGACCGTCTGGGCAAACCATATGCTGGTGTTATCCGCCCAGCCCAGGTCAAAGAACGTGTGAACGGCCTTCGCCGCATCATGAGGCACGCTTCGGATGCGCCCTTCCGCTTGGGTCTGCCGGAGTTCCCTCGCGTAGACTGCGCCGTCAAGCGCTACCCGGCAATTCCCTTCCCATATGTTCTGATACGCATCGGGATCGCGACCCTTGAGTTCGTCTTTTTCCCGCCGCAGGGTATCGGGAAACCACGGGTTGTCATTCCAGTTGATCTTTACCACTGCAGCCCCAGCGGGTGGGTGTACGACGAAGCGCTGGTGAGTCTCGTCGGTTTCGAGTTCCGGGTTATATGTAACCCAGATTTCCGAGCGTTCCCTTCGGATGGTTGGAATGAGCGTATCCCAGCTCGACTTGCTCACCGTTTGTGCTTCTTCCACCCATACCCGGTCTACACCCTCGAACGACTTGATTTTAGCGACATTGTTGCGCAATCCGGCGAACACGAATTCCGAGCCATTGGCCCCTCGGATCATGCTGTTCTGCACCTCGTAGAACGAGGCCAGGTCGAGCGCACTGATCTGGGCCTGCAACAAATGATGCACGGATTCGACAATCGAATTTTGATACTCCCGCGCGCACAGGATGCGCAGCGGGGTCGCTGCGGCCTGTATCAGTAATGCTCTGGCGGCGCCCCAGCTTTTTGCGCCGCCTCGTCCGCCGTATAAAACCTTGTAACGCGCGGGATGGAACAGGAACCTCAGTTTTTCAGGAAACTCTGCTTTATGCACGGCCACGGCGAAACGAAGGATAAATGAGGGTGGTCACGGCTTCAGGGGCTCCGGGTTCGTGCCGGACTCCGCCGGTGCTACGAAAGTCACCTCGACGCTGTGCATAACGGGCTTCCTTGCATCAGCGGCTTCGTGCGTCACGGGCAATTTATCCCCATATTTCTTGGGGGCCAGCCTCGCCGCGTACCACTTGCGCGCATCGATCCGCAATTGCGCGCGGGCAATTACGTCGCGGTTGACGACTTCCCGTCCCTTCTCGTCGATATGGACATCTCGCGATCCGTCATCCGAAATCTCGATGATCTCCTCCGCATAGGCGTCCACGCATAATTCCTTTGCCCGCAGGTAATTGCGCATGAGTTCCTGGTCGTTTGCCAGCCAGTTCCATAACACCCTTTGGCTGATACCAACTTCGACGCACATTGTGCGTGCCGATTTGCCGAGAGAAATCCCGGCAAGGATTGCCTCCAGTAGTTCCGGTGTTTTTATTGTCGGAGCGCCTTTTCGGCCTGATGACGTGCTGGCCGTGCTTGTGGAATTCCTTGATAGACCTTTCGCTGCCGCGTCACTTTCCGTTCCGCTCATAGTCCGCTATGTTCAGTCTCGGGCATGGATTGCATCCCCTTGCTACATCCTCTGACCGCTGCCAGCAGCTTGATTTCGCAAGCCCATCGTTCCTCTATTTCGGCGCGCAACGCCCTGTTGATGAGCAAGGCATCGTCCTTTACCGAAAGCCGGTCCGTTGCATACCGCGACTTGCACTCTGGCGGCGTCCGCACAGCGCAAGGCACGGCGACCGGTTTTTCCACGACTTCGGTTCGGATGATTGGCTTGCCGGCACAACCGCTTAACAGGCTGGCCAATAGAACGGGAATCACAACGACGGGTATCAAGATCGGGCGAGTTTCAGGTGTCATTTTCAAATCTCACAGATAAGCAGGAAAACAAGCATCACGGAGTTGATGCGCGGGTCGCACACCTGCGCTAGTCATTCTGGCGGCGGGTACGTATATAGTCTGCCTGCTCTCGTGCAATGGATTCACAATGGTACTGGGGCGCCACAGGAGCGAGTGAGCGTATATCTTTTGCCCTGCGGACATGTTTTGCCGCTGACGCGCCCGCGTTCCGCATCGCTGTGGCGGCATTTTTCTCTCTTGTTGCCGAAGTTGCGATTAACGCATCCATCGCAGTGCGCACCGACTGAATATCCTCTGCGCATTTATTGTTCGAGGCGGATAACATGGCGTTATCCGAATTGAGCCGGCGTATCTCTGCCGTCGACCGCCAGTCGCTTACCGCGAAGCCTCCGACAAACGCCAGGGCCGCCAGCACTGCGATGATTATTGCTGTGATTGCTGGACTGATCATTTGATTTAATGGGTGGGTAGTAATTGCCTTGCGTAAAAAAACCTGCCCATGCATGCTTGCGGGAACCGCATGCCTTAGCTGGCAGGCGTTCGCCTGTGCAGCACGGTAGAAACAAAAAAACCCGCTCAAGGCGGGTTTTGATAGCTACCATTAACTTTATTTACCGTTACGTATACCCGCCGAGCCAGAAGAGCCGGGTCATATGAAGGACGCGAAACCGGGACGAACGCGCAATAAAAAACCCGCTCGCGCGGGTTTGGTCTCTGCTTATCTTTGTTGGTGGATTCCTGTCATGTCGCCGAATATGTTAACTACGTGCACAACAATCCACCATATGGATTCGTATTGTACAGCGTTACTACCGAATGTCAACAGGTTTTATAGGAAAATTTATACGGACAACGGCGACACCACTGCCGGGTAATTCCCGCGTTACTCGAAATTTTACTGTCTACAGCCATGAGGGTTCAACTTTGATGCCTATTTATTTCTCTTTATGTCGGTCGTAACGGTCTCACCGCAGGCACAGGAAGAATTGAATATTTCCACACGAGTGCTATAAATAGGATCAGTATATGATTGCATCGTATTTGTCCTTCCTTTTCACTCGAATTCGGTTGACAGCGACATCGTGATCAAAGGTTTCGCACTGCTGTTTTTGATAGGTCTGGCTCATTCCAGCCAGGCATCTGCTCAGGAACCGGATTCTTTTGCGAGTTCCGGAATCACAGGTGAGTTCCCGTCGGGTATGATGGGGGGGAGCCCCCTCATGCATGGGTCGCCAGTACCGCTTGGTCAGTTCCCGCCCGCACCGCCCTATCCCGCCTCCCCTTACGGCAATCATTTATATGGACAATATGGGCAACAGGGGAATTTGGCAGGCAGACCGGTCATTATCCTGCCCATGCCGCCACCTATGAATAATGGAGCCGGGTTTAATAACCCTTACGGGTTCCAGTTTCCCGGGAGTTATATGCCTCGCGAGACGCTTCTTCACAAATTCAATGGCTACGAAGTCTGCGATCCGCCCAGCCTGGCCGAAAACGCCGGCCCCGGAACGCCGTCGAGTCCACCGGCACGGCGTCTGGTCAAGATCACATCAACACGCTCGCTGGCAGCGCCAGGCTCTTCTCAGCCATGCCCCATCTATACCATTAATGGCCAGCCCCCAAGGCAGAACAGCTACGCCACGGGGAATGCGCCTGCGCCACAAAATGGATCCCCTCCACGAACAAAACCCTAAGGAGCGTGGTATGAAATTTGGGAATGACGAAGCCGTTGCCACAAAAGGATATGTTCGGTCCGGTTGGGTGGTCGCATGCCTGACCGCACTTCTCATATTGCCCGGCTGCGCCACTTATCACGTCACCGTCCCGGATTCCGACCCGATCCGAACCGAGGGCCAAACCGCCGAGTACCAGTCCAAAACCATGCATGCCTTTTTCTGGGGGCTTCTGCTCCATCCCCAGGTTCTTTCAGCCGAGTGTCACGGTCAGGGCATTAACGACGTGGTTGTCTTCCGCACGTGGCTGCACGATTACGTCGGTGTTGTCACGCTGGGATTATGGATGCCGACCCAGGTGCGTTTCCGTTGCAAAGCGCCGCCGACAAGGCCGGGGATCCTGCCCGGAGCGCGAAAAAGGTCACGCGGGATATCGTGAGCGCCTGTAAACGCTGCTGAGCGGATAAAGGAAACCGGTTATGCCAGACGG
The window above is part of the Nitrosospira sp. Is2 genome. Proteins encoded here:
- a CDS encoding PBSX family phage terminase large subunit, with the translated sequence MHKAEFPEKLRFLFHPARYKVLYGGRGGAKSWGAARALLIQAAATPLRILCAREYQNSIVESVHHLLQAQISALDLASFYEVQNSMIRGANGSEFVFAGLRNNVAKIKSFEGVDRVWVEEAQTVSKSSWDTLIPTIRRERSEIWVTYNPELETDETHQRFVVHPPAGAAVVKINWNDNPWFPDTLRREKDELKGRDPDAYQNIWEGNCRVALDGAVYARELRQTQAEGRIRSVPHDAAKAVHTFFDLGWADNTSIWFAQTVGNELRLIDYYSNNQMPIQHYIGILQNKGYMYGTDWLPHDAKAKTLATGRSIEEIMHAAGRKVRIVPNLSVSDGINAARTVLNRCYFDEQKCAEGLQSLRHYRYEVDSDTKQFSGRPLHDYHSHAADAFRYFALSIEEDRPVASARGVRMTGWRA
- a CDS encoding phage portal protein: MGAPITRNISVEAYDGICRDIREQPKWRPDADTDCDYYDGAQISAEVMQRLKNAGIPQQDSNLIKPTVNAVLGLEARSRTDYRISSDDESQAEIAQALSAKIKEVETESRADRAMSDAYSSMMRSGIGWVEVSREFDPLKYPYRVREVHRNDIYWDWTSREPDLSDARYLRRDKWVDRVQAAMMFPEQSALVENTWNGWAKTDVYDGTDTHMVRAFEVEQAWGRTHEDYLNRNAGMVRLSELWYRHYEEGYVLALPDGNMLEYREDNPYHVAALTQGLVQAQKTLLQRVRVSIWLGPHKLMDAPSPFPHGNFPYIPFWCFRKDRSRAPYGLIRDMRGPQDQIIDLDILLYEILNSVKVEIDNDALDLSQNTYQEVAQNISSLRSMTVLNANRRNANGFRVTREHALASQVFQLVQERKRRIEEVGGVYRAMLGASTDASSGIAISNLVEQGSTVLAEPNDNFRYGRRLVGQQLLAILIADLAGKTSAIAVNQGAGRKLVYFNRRVITDAGPELENDVTTAQVKVLLEDIPATPSFRAQQLQAFSQVVQSAPPAYQKVLYPAMLELSDVPNRHELANQLRQVAGIGVGPSGQEPQKQ
- a CDS encoding Bor/Iss family lipoprotein, coding for MKFGNDEAVATKGYVRSGWVVACLTALLILPGCATYHVTVPDSDPIRTEGQTAEYQSKTMHAFFWGLLLHPQVLSAECHGQGINDVVVFRTWLHDYVGVVTLGLWMPTQVRFRCKAPPTRPGILPGARKRSRGIS